One Pleuronectes platessa chromosome 9, fPlePla1.1, whole genome shotgun sequence genomic region harbors:
- the aasdh gene encoding beta-alanine-activating enzyme isoform X1, which translates to MSRQCSMAAGTLQELVSAAASLHPDRAAVTYDSGGSVPGSPLSLRYRELVELSSDLSHVLRDNCAHSNGVIGLYCSDDLFIPVWIMGILQSPAAYLPLDPEAPGLLSARVMNQCRLKYCAVKTDLLPRFQTTVVKHMSVAVCVLLPRFKLTVVRVTLLPVAEHNQETQPTVLRTDGAEVCDTAVEQKDCGHKDLAYVLHTSGTTGFPKTVRVPHKCILPNILHLRSLFQMTADDVVFMASPLTFDPSVVDIFLALSSGAQLLIIPSVIKKMPNRLAQLLFKHHNTTVLQVTPTLLCRFGHRVLQQEVLSCSSSLRVLALGGEACPSPALLRSWRHEDNKTLFFNIYGITEVSCWACCYKIPQSSNLSSSSAASVPLGTPLMDTVVEVRDEHGGVVTEGEGQVFIGGEDRVCLLDDEDDVTPGTMRATGDWVNVRDGQLFYLGRRDRLIKRNGKRMNLDGLQQLISSLPQVEACAVGLYEGVRLLAFVVASTSGGQKAAAPLPSPARLHVEKSPSALAQPQDDLRSPVRLQQTSGADGDLSRQIVDQLSLLLPSHSVPDTLLLVPALCLTPHGKVDMEALMKIYQRQKQGLEAPRGDFSKLKQTLRSLWQDTLGLPEDVTVDEESNFLLSGGDSLKALHLCEDILSAVGLTSPGLLEVVFDGSFSDILTYIARVTLTPPLENSTAPHPEAQKRHADAPTVVPAKRERKGSQSAAEERPQGERTAFKVIRRAGEVIEINVRSGCQADAVGEKDLSKKRTDDAVGLCLSWSSDTGRCVDASPVLLVHERTDQRSDEAKTTVFIGSHSHRIQALDLDTGSLVWERVLGDRIEASAAVSHCGTLVIVGCYDGCVYFLCAASGKTRWIFETGDAVKSSAAVDPHTGLVIVGSHDGHVYALNPKLKQCVWKRHCGGGAVFSSPSLQPSLRQLYVASLGGRLLCLNPDSGEVLWSDSRDVPFFSSPNCSSGLVAIGSVDGNICCYSNTGRLMWQFSTKGPVFSSPCVSPDQQRLLCGSHDGHLYCLNSADGSLVWTFHTSGKVFSSPCVFDGSAVGRSGKLVGLASTDGTVWILDGETGQMLASHSLPGELFSSPVMYKRSLVIGCRNDYVYCLNLTVKDEAQKD; encoded by the exons ATGTCCAGACAGTGCAGTATGGCTGCTGGGACGCTGCAAGAGCTCGTGTCTGCCGCCGCCTCTCTGCACCCAGACCGGGCAGCGGTGACATACGACAGCGGAGGCTCGGTTCCCGGGAGCCCGCTGTCTCTGCGGTACCGAGAGCTGGTGGAGCTGTCCTCCGATCTGTCTCATGTCCTGCGGGACAACTGTGCTCATAGTAACGGAGTCATCGGGCTGTACTGTAGTGACGATCTGTTCATACCAGTGTGGATCATGGG GATCCTTCAGTCTCCAGCTGCCTACCTCCctctggacccagaggctcCAGGACTTCTCTCTGCCAGGGTCATGAACCAGTGTCGCCTCAAGTACTGTGCTGTGAAGACTGACCTCCTGCCG CGTTTCCAGACGACTGTTGTCAAACACAtgtctgttgctgtgtgtgtgctgttgccCAGGTTTAAACTGACAGTGGTACGGGTCACGCTGCTGCCAGTCGCTGAGCACAATCAGGAAACACAACCGACTGTGTTGAGGACAGATGGTGCTGAAGTCTGTGATACAGCTGTGGAGCAAAAGGACTGTGGCCACAAGGACTTGGCGTATGTGCTGCACACATCTGGAACCACTGGGTTTCCAAAGACTGTGAGGGTCCCACACAAGTGTATACTCCCCAACATTCTGCACCTGAG ATCGTTGTTTCAGATGACAGCAGATGATGTGGTTTTCATGGCCTcgcctttgacctttgacccctctgTGGTGGATATTTTCCTGGCCTTATCATCCGGGGCACAGCTTCTCATTATCCCCTCTGTGATCAAGAAAATGCCGAATCGACTGGCACAGCTTCTGTTCAAGCATCACAACACGACGGTCTTACAG GTCACGCCCACTCTGCTCTGCCGCTTCGGGCACCGGGTCCTACAGCAGGAGGTGTTGTCGTGCAGCTCCTCGCTGCGGGTCTTGGCTCTGGGTGGAGAGGCCTGTCCCTCGCCGGCCctgctgaggagctggaggcacGAGGACAACAAAACCCTCTTCTTCAATATCTATGGTATCACTGAGGTGTCGTGCTGGGCCTGCTGCTACAAAATACCACAGTCCAGCAACCT GTCCTCCAGCTCGGCGGCCTCAGTGCCTCTGGGGACGCCTCTGATGGACACGGTGGTGGAAGTCAGAGATGAACATGGTGGCGTTGTTACAGAGGGGGAAGGACAGGTGTTCATAG GTGGAGAGGACAGAGTGTGTCTCCTGGACGATGAGGACGATGTTACCCCCGGGACAATGAGAGCCACTGGAGACTGGGTGAATGTTAGAGACGGACAGCTGTTCTACCTGGGACGGAGAGACAGGCTGATAAAACGCAACGGGAAACGGATGAACTTGGACGGCTTGCAGCAG CTCATATCGAGTCTGCCTCAGGTGGAGGCCTGTGCTGTGGGTCTGTACGAAGGCGTTCGGCTGCTTGCCTTTGTGGTGGCGTCCACATCTGGAGGCCAGAAagcagctgctcctctcccctctcctgcaCGGCTGCACGTGGAGAAATCCCCCTCAGCTCTGGCTCAGCCTCAGGACGACCTCCGCTCTCCTGTAAGACTCCAGCAGACGAGCGGTGCGGACGGGGATCTGAGCAGGCAGATTGTGGACcagctgtctctgctgctgccgtcGCACAGTGTTCCTGACACGCTGCTGCTGGTCCCGGCCTTGTGCCTGACGCCTCACG GCAAAGTAGACATGGAGGCCCTAATGAAAATATaccaaagacaaaaacaggGTTTAGAGGCTCCACGGGGAGATTTCAGCAAACTAAAGCAAACCCTCCGGTCTCTGTGGCAG GATACTTTAGGTTTACCTGAAGATGTGACCGTTGATGAGGAATCCAACTTCCTGTTGAGTGGAGGAGATTCTCTGAAGGCGCTGCACCTCTGTGAGGACATCCTCTCCGCTGTGGGACTCACTTCACCTGGCCTCCTGGAGGTTGTATTTGATGGCAGCTTTTCTGACATCCTGACCTACATTGCCAGAGTGACACTGACGCCGCCACTTGAGAACAGCACGGCGCCACATCCAGAGGCCCAGAAACGGCACGCTGATGCTCCGACTGTTGTTCCAGCGAAGAGAGAACGCAAAGGGTCTCAGTCTGCAGCAGAAGAGAGGCCGCAGGGGGAGAGAACGGCTTTTAAAGTTATAAGACGAGCAGGCGAGGTGATAGAGATTAATGTCAGATCAGGCTGTCAGGCGGATGCAGTCGGAGAGAAAGATTTAAGTAAGAAACGGACAGATGATGCTGTGGGCCTCTGTCTGAGCTGGTCCTCGGACACAGGCAGATGCGTGGACGCCTCCCCGGTGCTTCTAGtccatgaaagaacagatcagAGGTCAGATGAGGCCAAAACGACTGTGTTCATCGGCTCTCACTCTCACAGGATCCAGGCTCTAGACCTGGACACTGGGAGCCTTGTGTGGGAGCGAGTCCTGGGGGACAGGATCGAGGCGTCGGctgctgtgtctcactgtgGGACGTTGGTGATTGTAG GTTGCTACGATGGCTGTGTTTATTTCTTGTGTGCTGCATCCGGAAAGACGCGGTGGATATTTGAGACGGGAGACGCCGTGAagagctctgctgctgtggatccTCACACAGGTCTGGTGATAGTGGGCTCCCACGATGGACATGTTTACGCCCTGAACCCAAAG ctgaagcagtgtgtgtggaaGCGTCACTGTGGTGGTGGAGCTGTgttctcctccccttctctccagCCCTCCCTCAGACAGCTGTACGTGGCGTCACTGGGGGGTCGCCTCCTCTGTCTTAACCCT GACAGTGGAGAGGTCTTGTGGTCCGACAGCAGGGACGTCCCGTTCTTCTCATCACCAAACTGCTCCTCTGGTCTTGTTGCGATCGGCTCTGTGGATGGAAACATCTGCTGCTACAGCAACACGGGGAGACTG ATGTGGCAGTTTTCAACAAAAGGACCCGTCTTCTCGTCTCCATGTGTCTCACCGGACCAGCAGAGGCTTCTGTGTGGATCACATGACGGGCACCTGTACTGTTTAAACAGCGCCGACGGATCTTTAGTCTGGACTTTCCACACGTCAGGCAAAGTGTTCTCCAGTCCGTGTGTGTTCGACGGCTCGGCTGTGGGCAGGAGTGGGAAGCTGGTGGGCCTGGCCTCGACAGACGGCACAGTCTGGATCCTGGATGGTGAAACCGGACAGATGCTGGCCTCCCACTCTCTACCAGGGGAACTGTTTTCATCCCCAGTGATGTACAAACGCTCTCTTGTTATCGGATGCCGCAATGACTATGTGTATTGTTTAAATCTGACTGTCAAAGACGAAGCACAGAAGgactaa
- the aasdh gene encoding beta-alanine-activating enzyme isoform X2, producing MTADDVVFMASPLTFDPSVVDIFLALSSGAQLLIIPSVIKKMPNRLAQLLFKHHNTTVLQVTPTLLCRFGHRVLQQEVLSCSSSLRVLALGGEACPSPALLRSWRHEDNKTLFFNIYGITEVSCWACCYKIPQSSNLSSSSAASVPLGTPLMDTVVEVRDEHGGVVTEGEGQVFIGGEDRVCLLDDEDDVTPGTMRATGDWVNVRDGQLFYLGRRDRLIKRNGKRMNLDGLQQLISSLPQVEACAVGLYEGVRLLAFVVASTSGGQKAAAPLPSPARLHVEKSPSALAQPQDDLRSPVRLQQTSGADGDLSRQIVDQLSLLLPSHSVPDTLLLVPALCLTPHGKVDMEALMKIYQRQKQGLEAPRGDFSKLKQTLRSLWQDTLGLPEDVTVDEESNFLLSGGDSLKALHLCEDILSAVGLTSPGLLEVVFDGSFSDILTYIARVTLTPPLENSTAPHPEAQKRHADAPTVVPAKRERKGSQSAAEERPQGERTAFKVIRRAGEVIEINVRSGCQADAVGEKDLSKKRTDDAVGLCLSWSSDTGRCVDASPVLLVHERTDQRSDEAKTTVFIGSHSHRIQALDLDTGSLVWERVLGDRIEASAAVSHCGTLVIVGCYDGCVYFLCAASGKTRWIFETGDAVKSSAAVDPHTGLVIVGSHDGHVYALNPKLKQCVWKRHCGGGAVFSSPSLQPSLRQLYVASLGGRLLCLNPDSGEVLWSDSRDVPFFSSPNCSSGLVAIGSVDGNICCYSNTGRLMWQFSTKGPVFSSPCVSPDQQRLLCGSHDGHLYCLNSADGSLVWTFHTSGKVFSSPCVFDGSAVGRSGKLVGLASTDGTVWILDGETGQMLASHSLPGELFSSPVMYKRSLVIGCRNDYVYCLNLTVKDEAQKD from the exons ATGACAGCAGATGATGTGGTTTTCATGGCCTcgcctttgacctttgacccctctgTGGTGGATATTTTCCTGGCCTTATCATCCGGGGCACAGCTTCTCATTATCCCCTCTGTGATCAAGAAAATGCCGAATCGACTGGCACAGCTTCTGTTCAAGCATCACAACACGACGGTCTTACAG GTCACGCCCACTCTGCTCTGCCGCTTCGGGCACCGGGTCCTACAGCAGGAGGTGTTGTCGTGCAGCTCCTCGCTGCGGGTCTTGGCTCTGGGTGGAGAGGCCTGTCCCTCGCCGGCCctgctgaggagctggaggcacGAGGACAACAAAACCCTCTTCTTCAATATCTATGGTATCACTGAGGTGTCGTGCTGGGCCTGCTGCTACAAAATACCACAGTCCAGCAACCT GTCCTCCAGCTCGGCGGCCTCAGTGCCTCTGGGGACGCCTCTGATGGACACGGTGGTGGAAGTCAGAGATGAACATGGTGGCGTTGTTACAGAGGGGGAAGGACAGGTGTTCATAG GTGGAGAGGACAGAGTGTGTCTCCTGGACGATGAGGACGATGTTACCCCCGGGACAATGAGAGCCACTGGAGACTGGGTGAATGTTAGAGACGGACAGCTGTTCTACCTGGGACGGAGAGACAGGCTGATAAAACGCAACGGGAAACGGATGAACTTGGACGGCTTGCAGCAG CTCATATCGAGTCTGCCTCAGGTGGAGGCCTGTGCTGTGGGTCTGTACGAAGGCGTTCGGCTGCTTGCCTTTGTGGTGGCGTCCACATCTGGAGGCCAGAAagcagctgctcctctcccctctcctgcaCGGCTGCACGTGGAGAAATCCCCCTCAGCTCTGGCTCAGCCTCAGGACGACCTCCGCTCTCCTGTAAGACTCCAGCAGACGAGCGGTGCGGACGGGGATCTGAGCAGGCAGATTGTGGACcagctgtctctgctgctgccgtcGCACAGTGTTCCTGACACGCTGCTGCTGGTCCCGGCCTTGTGCCTGACGCCTCACG GCAAAGTAGACATGGAGGCCCTAATGAAAATATaccaaagacaaaaacaggGTTTAGAGGCTCCACGGGGAGATTTCAGCAAACTAAAGCAAACCCTCCGGTCTCTGTGGCAG GATACTTTAGGTTTACCTGAAGATGTGACCGTTGATGAGGAATCCAACTTCCTGTTGAGTGGAGGAGATTCTCTGAAGGCGCTGCACCTCTGTGAGGACATCCTCTCCGCTGTGGGACTCACTTCACCTGGCCTCCTGGAGGTTGTATTTGATGGCAGCTTTTCTGACATCCTGACCTACATTGCCAGAGTGACACTGACGCCGCCACTTGAGAACAGCACGGCGCCACATCCAGAGGCCCAGAAACGGCACGCTGATGCTCCGACTGTTGTTCCAGCGAAGAGAGAACGCAAAGGGTCTCAGTCTGCAGCAGAAGAGAGGCCGCAGGGGGAGAGAACGGCTTTTAAAGTTATAAGACGAGCAGGCGAGGTGATAGAGATTAATGTCAGATCAGGCTGTCAGGCGGATGCAGTCGGAGAGAAAGATTTAAGTAAGAAACGGACAGATGATGCTGTGGGCCTCTGTCTGAGCTGGTCCTCGGACACAGGCAGATGCGTGGACGCCTCCCCGGTGCTTCTAGtccatgaaagaacagatcagAGGTCAGATGAGGCCAAAACGACTGTGTTCATCGGCTCTCACTCTCACAGGATCCAGGCTCTAGACCTGGACACTGGGAGCCTTGTGTGGGAGCGAGTCCTGGGGGACAGGATCGAGGCGTCGGctgctgtgtctcactgtgGGACGTTGGTGATTGTAG GTTGCTACGATGGCTGTGTTTATTTCTTGTGTGCTGCATCCGGAAAGACGCGGTGGATATTTGAGACGGGAGACGCCGTGAagagctctgctgctgtggatccTCACACAGGTCTGGTGATAGTGGGCTCCCACGATGGACATGTTTACGCCCTGAACCCAAAG ctgaagcagtgtgtgtggaaGCGTCACTGTGGTGGTGGAGCTGTgttctcctccccttctctccagCCCTCCCTCAGACAGCTGTACGTGGCGTCACTGGGGGGTCGCCTCCTCTGTCTTAACCCT GACAGTGGAGAGGTCTTGTGGTCCGACAGCAGGGACGTCCCGTTCTTCTCATCACCAAACTGCTCCTCTGGTCTTGTTGCGATCGGCTCTGTGGATGGAAACATCTGCTGCTACAGCAACACGGGGAGACTG ATGTGGCAGTTTTCAACAAAAGGACCCGTCTTCTCGTCTCCATGTGTCTCACCGGACCAGCAGAGGCTTCTGTGTGGATCACATGACGGGCACCTGTACTGTTTAAACAGCGCCGACGGATCTTTAGTCTGGACTTTCCACACGTCAGGCAAAGTGTTCTCCAGTCCGTGTGTGTTCGACGGCTCGGCTGTGGGCAGGAGTGGGAAGCTGGTGGGCCTGGCCTCGACAGACGGCACAGTCTGGATCCTGGATGGTGAAACCGGACAGATGCTGGCCTCCCACTCTCTACCAGGGGAACTGTTTTCATCCCCAGTGATGTACAAACGCTCTCTTGTTATCGGATGCCGCAATGACTATGTGTATTGTTTAAATCTGACTGTCAAAGACGAAGCACAGAAGgactaa
- the LOC128448129 gene encoding uncharacterized protein LOC128448129 yields MGHSLLCMLSLFLLKTLLSCGHTEYAELTFEPNSTTLYSGEQVNFMCHMREANVSEWYYEFKWNDKPLVSINSTNVLRIPELTPDRNEDYQCSAHHNSSKENKLFLYQFHKVIRKDSVNILYQAAHKPRATVRASRTSIPVAGTLTLACSVEESAGWSYDWFTRSPDGEETTIATNHEQNSLNISHGGSFWCRGRRTHSDFLSEKSHVRHIEKTLSNRSFVVLQNNLTQIFSGETISVRCEIPGGGDTRWEYEWRTTSSHQPVTGPNTVLTNSEYRLGTASVFHSGEYWCKARAGLYSSTEWSDAFQLRVTPNKPRPRLTADNTTITGKGSVALYCSVDNAAEWRYDWFRRTSASAVAQILRYNETDDEISVSEEGIYNCRGRRGDPTVFTEDSKLVTIENRVSHKASVALQPDWSLIFSGEMITVRCEVPADVLTEWVYEWTKPNSTTVPKHNEYKIVNASSSDSGSYRCLAKDKKNLNSTTEWSDDVTLTVSEGPAASLSADHRAFPVGGSVLLTCSVGQSSPGWNYYWYRGEKTSEALTDEDFKSDGQSAIASREGLYWCRGGRGDPVYYTQYSNSVSIHGIVHNRAAVTLQPKWPNRYRGETVTLRCEIQGGDSEWEYEWTSTSSHTPPNTKEFRISLGSYLSGSYWCQGNIREKFSYELLPGSNGGTEQNSYVIQGPTESAGYACRAGRGDPVFYTEYSETKWVWSGDSYSSVSLTMSPDSVQHNLCDMINLTCKGNSDKWRLWIFSEEDVRLVECDSHRNITRSRWSMDRLLPGVYWCGSGSELSNAVNITRACRFSLNLFTLCMFPTSHNVIPGPVILKSPAHPVTEGQSITLGCSLYRTNPNSNFSFYKNDTLLQSDVRGKLEISAVSKSDEGLYKCEHSGVFSAESWMSAKFNHAAPPSTSPVPLVVGLIGGITLILFLSLLPLCWYRNSKNLCCDRLVPQHFHLQQNRNTLLFLFP; encoded by the exons ATGGGGCACTCTTTGCTCTGTATGCTGTCATTATTCT TGCTGAAAacactcctctcctgtggacACACTGAAT ATGCTGAGCTGACCTTTGAACCCAACTCAACCACTCTATATTCTGGGGAGCAAGTTAATTTCATGTGTCACATGAGAGAAGCAAATGTCAGTGAGTGGTATTATGAATTCAAGTGGAACGACAAACCACTCGTCTCCATCAATTCCACTAACGTCCTCAGGATTCCAGAGCTAACGCCAGACAGGAACGAGGATTATCAGTGCAGTGCTCACCATAACAGCTCAAAAGAGAACAAACTCTTTCTTTATCAG TTTCATAAAGTAATAAGGAAGGATTCCGTAAATATTCTTTACCAAGCAGCACACAAACCCAGAGCCACAGTGAGAGCGTCCAGGACGTCCATACCAGTGGCCGGCACTCTGACTCTGGCCTGTTCTGTTGAGGAGTCTGCGGGTTGGAGCTACGACTGGTTCACACGTTCCCCAGACGGTGAGGAAACCACCATCGCGACAAATCATGAGCAAAACTCTCTCAACATCTCACACGGAGGCAGCTTCTGGTGCAGGGGAAGGAGGACTCACTCAGATTTCCTCTCAGAGAAGAGTCACGTGCGTCACATCGAGAAAACCT TGTCCAACAGAAGCTTTGTCGTGCTGCAAAACAACTTGACTCAGATATTCAGCGGTGAGACGATCTCTGTCAGGTGTGAGAtcccaggaggaggagacacccGGTGGGAATATGAATGGAGGACAACAAGCTCCCACCAACCAGTCACTGGTCCAAACACAGTTCTCACAAACAGTGAATACAGGCTGGGCACTGCCTCTGTTTTCCACAGTGGAGAGTACTGGTGTAAGGCCAGAGCGGGCTTGTATTCCTCAACAGAGTGGAGTGACGCCTTCCAGCTGAGAGTAACAC CAAATAAACCCAGGCCCAGACTGACTGCTGATAACACAACCATAACAGGAAAGGGAAGCGTAGCACTGTACTGCTCTGTGGATAACGCGGCTGAGTGGAGATACGACTGGTTCAGAAGAACCTCAGCCTCCGCTGTAGCTCAGATCCTAAGATATAATGAAACAGATGATGAAATCAGCGTCTCAGAGGAAGGCATCTACAActgcagaggaaggagaggagacccAACTGTCTTCACAGAGGACAGCAAGCTAGTCACAATAGAGAACAGAG TTTCTCACAAGGCGTCTGTGGCCCTGCAACCTGACTGGTCTCTGATATTCAGCGGTGAGATGATCACTGTCCGGTGTGAGGTCCCTGCAGATGTACTGACTGAGTGGGTGTATGAATGGACCAAACCCAACTCAACTACGGTTCCAAAACACAATGAATACAAGATTGTCAATGCGTCCTCGTCCGACAGTGGAAGCTACAGGTGTTTGGCCAAAGACAAGAAGAACTTGAATTCCACAACCGAGTGGAGCGATGATGTCACATTAACAGTTTCTG AAGGACCAGCGGCTAGCCTGAGTGCTGACCACAGAGCCTTTCCAGTAGGGGGCAGTGTGCTCCTGACCTGCTCCGTGGGCCAATCATCACCTGGCTGGAATTATTATTGGTACAGAGGTGAGAAAACCTCAGAGGCCCTGACAGATGAGGATTTCAAGTCAGATGGACAAAGTGCTATTGCCTCACGTGAAGGACTGTACtggtgcagaggaggaagaggagatccaGTTTACTACACCCAGTACAGTAACTCAGTCAGTATTCATGGAATTG TCCACAACAGAGCTGCTGTGACTCTTCAACCCAAGTGGCCGAACAGATACAGAGGAGAAACCGTCACACTGAGGTGTGAGATCCAGGGAGGAGACTCTGAGTGGGAGTATGAATGGACATCAACCAGCTCACATACACCTCCCAATACAAAGGAATTCAGGATCAGTCTGGGCTCATATTTGAGCGGCAGTTACTGGTGTCAGGGG AATATTCGTGAGAAGTTCAGTTATGAGCTGCTCCCAGGAAGCAACGGAGGGACTGAACAAAACTCCTACGTCATCCAAGGCCCGACGGAGTCAGCCGGTTATGCATGTCGAGCTGGAAGAGGAGACCCCGTGTTTTACACTGAGTACAGTGAGACAAAGTGGGTCTGGTCTGGAG ATTCCTATTCGTCAGTGTCTCTCACAATGAGTCCAGACTCAGTGCAGCACAACCTTTGTGACATGATCAATCTGACCTGCAAGGGAAACTCTGATAAGTGGAGATTGTGGATCTTTTCTGAAGAGGACGTCCGATTGGTCGAGTGCGACTCTCACAGAAACATCACAAGGTCCAGATGGTCCATGGATAGGCTTCTTCCTGGTGTTtactggtgtggatctggatcagagcTCAGCAACGCAGTCAACATCACTAGAGCTTGTAGATTTTCATTGAATCTATTCACACTGTGCATGTTTCCAACATcccataatgtga TTCCAGGTCCTGTTATCCTGAAGAGCCCTGCCCATCctgtgactgagggacagtcCATTACTCTCGGCTGCTCACTGTACAGAACAAATCCCAATTCCAACTTCTCTTTCTACAAAAATGATACACTCCTCCAAAGTGATGTTCGAGGGAAACTGGAAATCTCAGCTGTGTCAAAGTCAGATGAAGGTTTATACAAGTGTGAACATTCAGGAGTCTTCTCAGCGGAGAGTTGGATGTCAGCGAAAT TTAATCATGCAGCACCTCCCTCTACGTCTCCTGTGCCGCTGGTCGTCGGGCTGATTGGTGGCATCACACTGATTCTCTTCCTCTCGCTGCTCCCGTTGTGTTGGTACAGGAATTCAAAGA ATCTGTGTTGTGACAGGTTGGTTCCACAACACTTTCATCTTCAACAAAACCGCAAtactttactttttctttttccttga